One window from the genome of Elaeis guineensis isolate ETL-2024a chromosome 5, EG11, whole genome shotgun sequence encodes:
- the LOC105045886 gene encoding protein FLX-like 1, with protein sequence MAGGSRKPAHVLQLRDQPPPLLDWAPPLPPPAAAVLPPHHPAALIDDPHFRRLPLPVVHPPPRVLALEDGLAAQHREIQALLLNNQRLAATHVALKQELTVCQNELRRADAAAAKINAEKDAQLREVYDRSLKAEAEVRMIEGMRADLAQARTDVQKLGSERDELVERLQGLNGELARANAEFGQAAAVRAEIEFMHKEIQKGRAAVEYEKKIHADNLEQSRAMEKNMISMAWEVEKLRDELANAEKRARAAAAAANPGPGYTGTGGNSEMAYGGTAYADNYSMHQVQRGPESGSQYGSVAVSHGPYDIQQTYVHR encoded by the exons ATGGCCGGAGGGAGCCGCAAACCCGCTCACGTCCTCCAGCTGCGGGACCAGCCACCGCCGCTCCTCGACTGGGCGCCTCCGCTGCCGCCGCCGGCTGCAGCCGTCCTCCCGCCCCATCACCCCGCCGCCCTGATCGACGACCCCCATTTCCGCCGCCTCCCCCTCCCTGTTGTCCACCCCCCACCCCGCGTGCTTGCCCTCGAGGACGGCCTCGCCGCCCAACATCGCGAGATCCAGGCGCTCCTCCTCAACAACCAGCGCCTTGCCGCCACCCACGTCGCCCTCAAGCAGGAGCTAACTGTCTGTCAGAACGAGCTCCGCCGCGCCGACGCGGCCGCCGCCAAGATCAACGCCGAGAAGGATGCCCAGCTCCGGGAGGTCTACGACCGGTCTCTCAAGGCGGAGGCGGAGGTCCGGATGATCGAGGGGATGCGAGCCGACCTCGCGCAGGCGCGGACCGACGTCCAGAAACTGGGCTCGGAGCGGGACGAGCTCGTTGAGCGGCTTCAGGGGCTCAATGGGGAGCTTGCGAGGGCCAACGCGGAGTTCGGCCAGGCCGCGGCTGTCCGGGCCGAGATAGAGTTCATGCACAAGGAAATCCAGAAGGGAAG GGCTGCAGTTGAGTATGAGAAAAAGATACATGCTGATAACCTTGAACAAAGTCGGGCAAtggagaaaaatatgatttcaatgGCTTGGGAGGTTGAAAAGCTACGTGATGAACTTGCCAATGCAGAGAAGAGAGCACGAGCAGCTGCTGCAGCTGCTAACCCTG GTCCAGGATATACTGGAACTGGTGGAAATTCTGAGATGGCATATGGAGGAACTGCTTATGCTGACAATTACAGCATGCACCAG GTTCAGAGAGGTCCTGAGAGTGGTTCTCAATATGGATCAGTAGCCGTTTCTCATGGTCCATATGACATCCAGCAAACTTATGTCCACAGATAA